The sequence below is a genomic window from Pempheris klunzingeri isolate RE-2024b chromosome 12, fPemKlu1.hap1, whole genome shotgun sequence.
TCCTAAATGACCCAAGTTCAAATATATGATGTATCTCTTAAGCCCTGACTGCAGAGATAACTGGTTAAAGATGTAATGGCACGGTGCGATCAGGAAATTGCTCCAACAGGTCATAGAGCAATACCAAAATATTAATTGAAACATTACACCTATTTGACTCTCACTTACCTTTATATTCATATCATGACCCTGATACCATACATGCCATGTATGATCGTAGTTGTGAGTCTACCATCTGGGTATTAGGTCAAAGAACATAAAGGCGTAGCAGATGGAAACAAGATTgtttgaataaagaaataaaatgtttcagatAAAATATGAaagctctgctcctctttctATCGTCACACTAGCTTAGAGTCGAGgaatgtgcatgtaaacaagTGAATGACACCTTCTCATTTCACACTGAGTCACAACTTGGCTCCGTGTGAACTTGACTACTTGGCAGGTCAACATCACACTGTACAATAATTTGGATTCTGCCTGTTACATTAGCGCAGCCTCATGATACGTCTGTCTGTTAAGTGTTCCCATGGATCAAGTATATGACAGACCTTTATGACTCTGCGTATCGactttaatttcacttttattaTGGAAAAATGGTGTCTTGAGGATTAGTGCGCTCACCTACAATACAGATAAGAtagaaaaatgtacaaatttaCAATGTTACAGCAGCGGTGggtaataataaaagaataaaaaaataagagcagagccaattccagctgacattgggtcaaaggtggggtacaccctggactggctgCCAGTCAATCCCAGGGCAAATGAGAATATATTACTTATTATGATTAAGTTTACACTTAGTTACCAAACTGTCTTTCAGTCATTATTGTGTGTGTCCTGAGGCagacagtgcagccaaacagttTCCCTCAGCAGCGTGTTTCCCCTCCTCTGATGGAAGCTCCCTGCTAATGAGTGAAAACAAGTCGCTGCAATGCTTTTTCATGAAGTAGAGCTGCATGTTTTGGGGCGCTTGGttgagagaaaggagaaaagttTGGGTTTGCACCATGTTGCTCCCCCTTGCCTCGCTGGGTGCTCTGTGACGTCACGCGGGACCTCCCACACGCGGAAAAAGCCTCACTTTGTGCCTGCTGCCCGcgcggagagggagagagagagagagggagggagagagagagggagagagggagagagagtgcgCATGGCTTCAGTCTCCACTGAGCTCCTTGCGGCGCTCCACATTTAACAGAGTGCaatgtttggtgtgtttgtgccatGCTAAAGAGTTCCGTTTAGGCGGAAGGACTACATCCTAACGTTGTcagtgtcatttttatttttattttttcttacctCTCTGACGTTTTTACATCGGAGCTTAATAGGCATTGATCCCAGGTAATGTCGTGGCACGGACTTTCCTGTAAACCTGTCCTTCCTCCGTGGAGTTGGAGACAAACCTTTTCTACCTCCTGCATGCGCTTTCATGGTTTTAATCCTCTTCTGTATCCTCTTTTATCTGTCACTGATATTGTTATTGAtccaaaaaaccaaaacaaaaaacaaaaaaatggaaTATCGTCTTAAAGTAATTAATAGAGTgggaataaaaataataatcagaagTTTATCCTCATGGAGAGCTCCAAAACAGACAGAGCGTATGCAAAACGTGGTTTAAGAATTAAAACTATAGGTCAGATTTGAAGCTCTGCAAATGTGAAAGTTGTTTaattgtgtgttgttttttttttaaatttcattttatgatGGCTTCACacttttatataaatatgtagATCAGGACTGTAAGTCGGCCCAGCGTGTAGCTCACAGTAATCCTGCTAAGTCCAACACGAGATGTAAACAGTTGTATTTGCACGCGGAGAGTGATTCATAAACATGCCAGTGTTGTGAAATATACGGGGATATTAAAACTTTCTATTTAAATATCATGAATTATGGTCGCAAAAATGTGTTCCCATTTAAGAGGAATGCCGAGTATTTTGGTGTCTGGTGCAGAAGCCCATTCGTCACACGGACAATAAAGAGGGTTTTCGCCTGACAGTGAAAATTTATGGTTGCCCTTCTTTGCCCTAATAACTCACATATTGTGTCACGGACTGACAGCCCTTGCAGAAAACAGCAAGCCTGTTATCAATCACACATCTTTGCATATTGTgaaacaccccccccaccccacaccccCCTCTTCTCGTTTCTGCCagacaaaaaacatttgaaGGAATAATGCTGCgctcattttgacttttttttcttttttttggttgttgttgttgttacccCCTTCTTACAAACTCTCACATTAAATTAAGCAAACTGTTGGCCTGTTTTGGTGCTCCGGGTTATTTCTATCAAACACACTCTTCAGAATATTGACTTATGTATTCATTGGGAAGACAATAAcgatttgtattttatttattgatacacagttttcacacacaccagaacagGCCTTTAAGATGAAGCCAAGCTGTTAGCagaaaaatggatttttttttccttctttagcAGCActcagttttatttctacattttttgcAACAGATTCTACTTTTCAGCATGAGAAtaaacttgtttgttttattgtgttttactcaCTTCAGCCTACTTTTCGTCCTTAATTGCACTTGTGGCAGATTATGAACTCAAATACATTGTGTATTTCATTTATACAGACTATAAGATAGAATTTTtctcaccaaaaaaaaaaaaaaaacaacatattttgcCCCCTGACTGTCCACTCCAGGTTTTCATGCTCTCCAAGTTGACCTGTCAAGCAGATTACCACAGAAAGAGATTAATGGCAGAGGCGGGTTGCAATAATAATCGTTTTGTTTGATGTGACAACTTTGATAGGCGTTGATTTACTTACAAACTGATAGGCTTTTAATTGAGCGCCTCCATCCCGATTGAGATGAAAGGAGAACCGCATTGAAAAGCTGCCCGACTGCCCCGGAGCCTCAATACTGATTAGCCATCTCAGCGGTGAATAGTTCAAGGCATTTTAAACTTCTTTTCTCAGCGGCCTGACAGaccatttctcttcttttctttctccccgTCCGCTTTTCTACCTCttcaagaaaataaatcattttcattgtatGTAAATAAAATCGAGCTGACATCAATATAAAATgtctggatttctttttttgttcccCGTCTTTGTTATTCCTGTCGCAGATGACAGTGTGCCCGGGGCACATGACAGGTTTTAACAGCACAATAGCAGACGCGTTTAGCCAAAATGGACAgggttctgtttttttttttttttcagacagcGTGGTTGTGGCACATTATCatttttgaatgaatgtttaCTTTTGCAGTTAAACTAACTTATTTGGGGAGGAGATGTAACATTAGATGTAGTTAATcatgaaaatagaaaattataATTCACCCCTTTTAACTTTCCATTTTGTTAATCGTgttgtttatgttatttattagatgtttcttttttctcatgttaacctttttttcccccccattaAAACGGCTTCTTGTCAACGCCATTATACCAAAAGCACTTTAGCACCCTAAAGGACTAACAGTTACTGCAAAGCGTGTGAGCTGTCTGCGAGTTATTAAAGTTTCATCATGTGTGTGCCACCTCCGAGGTGTCTGATGAAGAACTCCAAAAGTTGCACACTTTGTTGTTGGAGAGAGTGTGGCTCACTTCGTGCAGCCTGTTCCCGCACCCTGTCTGGACCGGGGATGTGGGCTGTTGTCGGTGCATCTAAAAAATTAAATCTTAACTCGAGAATCgatttattttcctctgaaaactTGGTGTCTCTTACagaatgtctctctctccccatttGTTCTTTTCCCGCAGTCACACTGGCATGTAATCAGCCACAATAGCTGACATAAATCAAGCGGTGGAttgacagcgtctgacaaatAACTGATTGATTGCGGTGGAGCAGAATTGACACTTGACGGAGGGGTGGAGATAGAAATAGAAGGGCGGTGTATATTATACTGAAAACATGTGACATTCACATCCCTCCATCACTACATTGGTCTATTCCTGTCAACGCTTGTCTGTTTAGGGAATTCAAGCTGAAGTGGTTGGTTTTATGTTTGCCAGGCGAAGAAACACCGTCCCATAGGTGGACGTGCGTAACGCGCGCACACTTTGTGCGTCTCTCGGGTTACAGGCAGAGAATAGCAAATAAAACTCGCGCTGAGATACAGACAGAGATCTGAATGACACATTTCCCACTCACATGGGTCACGAACGAGCATCCTCGTAGCGACTTTGGAGGTGATCAGGCCGTGAAAAGGTCGCTAATGTCAGTCAGTTTCCGCAGAAACCAGGAGCAGATCATGCCATCATACCTCACGTTCCTTTAACACCACACTGAGATGACAATCAGCGTGTTACTAATGATAAAAAACGTGATTTAAATATCCCCAAAGCACAAGGTGAATAAACAGAGCGTCCATGTGCAGACATATTTCACAATGGGGTGAAAAACTGcaaataaagtgaataaatcATGTTTCAAAGTATTAAAACTGTCCGGATTGTTCGTGTGTTGTACTGTTCACACTCCAGTCTGCGTCCACAGAACTCGTAgccccatttaaaaaaaaaaacactgtaagcGTTCGCGGCAACCAAAACATTGCAGCCTGTCTCCTCCCCCGAGCTGTCGAAATAGAGGCGCTTACAAAGAGGAGAACGTCACATCCCCTTGACCCTCCAATCACCTCAGGGTCCCATTTGATTGGAAGGCGGCAAAGGCTTTAATCTCGGACTAATTCAGCTGCTTTTGAAGTGAAAATTTCTACCAGTTCGTACTTCGGGAGTACAGAGCGAGGACCTGCACACAGACTGCACTCAAGGCGCAGCGCTCATGGTGCAAGACGCAGCCGCGGATCTGCGATAACCTCGCACTCTCCTTCCAGCCGCCGCGCCTTCGCTCCTTTATTACCAGGATTACCTATTATTGAACCGTTTTACGATTCCGTTTtttcacccccccacctccccaccaccaccaccaccaccaccaccacccccagaGATTGGCTCGATGCTTTTTTGATTTTCTTAATGAATCTGACGAAAGCATCGCCGTTTCATTTCCTGACAATTGGGACATGATCACGTCGCCCTCGGCTTCTGCCCTGAAAAATAGTGATATTCGTGTAGCCTGGGAAAGCAGCAGTTCTCGGAATAGCAGCTCAGCGAGCATCAGCAAGCCTTTTCTCCACTCCGCACCTCCGAGTGATCCACTACGGCAAGCGAACCGACTTCCTATCAAGGTTGTGAAAATGCTCACCGCACGGTCGGGACACATTTTGCACCCGGAGTATCTGCAGCCTTTGCCTTCTACCCCGGTCAGTCCTATAGAGGTAAGAGGAAGATATTTAATACTCGGAGTCTGTGTTATCACGGTGTTAGTTCGTTTAGCCTATTTATTGGTGCTTCGTGTGACAGTGTTTTGGGAACCTACTGCTGTCCCGTATGACTATATCCTGTCCAACTGTGAGTCCGCTGCTTTAAACAGCTACTTTTAATATAAACCTCATAATTTCTCTCTAATAATCAACACGATTGTAGTTTTGTTCACTTAAGAGCCGTGCGTAGTTAATACTCATACATTTCCGTTTGGACATGTTTGCGCATATTCCCATGAAAGGGCTTCCACTCAGGCTGTGCACGTTGTAATCCTGTAAAAACAGTGGATGTGCGTCTTTGTAGCATTTATCAACatatatttaatcttttttttgcaGCTAGATGCCAAGAAAAGTCCGTTGGCTCTGCTGGCGCAGACCTGCTCTCAGATCGGCAAACCGGATCCGCCACCCTCCTCCAAATTATCCTCCGTAACATCAAATGGATCTAGTGAGAAGGAATCTAAATCCGGTCCTTTGAAAATGAGTGACATCGGTGTGGATGACAAATCTAGCTTCAAACCTTATTCTAAACCTTCAGACAAGAAGGACTCGTCTTCGGGCGTCTCAGGCGGAGAGAAGTCTGGTTTCCGAGTGCCGAGCGCCACCTGCCAGCCGTTTACGCCGCGGACAGGCAGCCCCCACTCCAGCACTTCAGCCTCCCCTATGCCATCAGAGGGGAAATGTGGGGACAGGGATGACAAGAAAGAGTCTGATTGTAACAAAAATGGCACTACGGACGGTTCTGGCACCACTAGCCACAGCAGGATAAGCGTGAGTTGTGGTGGAATTAATGTCGAGGTCAACCAACACCAGGAGACGACGCCTGGCACTAAAACCTCCTCCTCGGAGTCCCCATCTGTAACTTCTGTATCCTCCGCATCCGTTCTCGGGTCAGGACTTGTGGCGCCGGTTTCTCCTTACAAACCGGGGCAGACAGTTTTCCCTTTGCCTCCTGCTGGTATGACCTACCCGGGTAGCTTGGCGGGGGCCTATGCTGGTTACCCTCAACACTTCCTGCCCCACGGAGGGAGCTTGGTAAACGCACAGCTGGCTAGTTCACTGGGCTGCAGTAAGGCTGGATCCAGCCCTTTGGCTGGGGCTTCTCCACCGTCCATCATGTCAGCCAGCCTGTGCAGAGACCCTTACTGCCTCAGTTACCATTGTGCCAGTCACTTAGCGGGCGCAGCCAGTGCCTCCTGCACGCACGAGTCTGCAGCTGCAGCGGCCGCTAACGCCCTCAAATCCAGCTACCCACTAATGTACCCGACACACCCCATCCATGGCGTTCATTCCTCCCCGCCATCATTTAGCGGACACCCCCTGTACCCCTACGGTTTCATGCTCCCCAACGACCCTCTGCCCCACGTTTGTAACTGGGTGTCGGCAAATGGACCGTGCGACAAGCGTTTCTCCAGCTCAGAAGAGCTCCTGAAccacctgaggacacacacagcttttactGGGGCGGAGAAGTTGATATCCGGTTACCCCGGGTCTTCATCACTGGCCAGCGCTGCAGCAGCGGCCATGGCCTGCCATATGCACATGCCACCTTCAGGAGCCCCCGGGAGCCCCGGAACTTTGGCTCTAAGGAGCCCGCATCACGCGTTAGGACTCAGCACCCGCTACCATCCGTACTCCAAAAGCCCCCTGCCAACCCCCGGTGCCCCCGTCCCAGTCCCGGCTGCCACCGGCCCTTATTACTCCCCTTATGCACTGTACGGTCAGAGACTCACCACAGCATCAGCGCTTGGATACCAGtgagggacaaaaaaaaaaaaaaagactttgaaaaGTTTATAGTACTAagaatgcaaatataaaagacTTTTATATTAACAGCGCTAAACTTATGGGCGGGATCCGTGGACTtcaactgtatttatttatatgtcgGCTTAAAAGCAGGCGATGATAGCtgcaaatggaaaatatttgagCAACTCAAAAAGTGCATTATGTTGAACTCTATAGGtaaagtgaaaaacacacacacacacacacacacacacacacacatgttagAGTACTAATTAAAGTAGGGGTCTTCATTTCGATGTTAATTTGAAATTGCTATGATTGTATTTGTTCTTATTTAATGTCTCATtgagaagaaaataatttacatgcatgtttgtttCTTAAATTTCAGAAATTGTCCACATTTTAAATTGCCGTTATTTTTCAGGTGTACACCTTGGAAAGAGAATTGgtatttttttgtatgtattctggaaaaaataagaaacaattCTGTTCCAAATCTCCGTGTGCCTCATTTTCTGAAGTATTTACATTATTCAGTTTGAAATAacagtcatgtttctgttttaccggcagtttttttttttttttttttttttaaaaaaggtgtgTTAAATGAATGGAGGTGAAGGACACCTCATCTGATAATTCCTGCGATGTAGTTCTACAGTTTACAGGCTTGTCACACTTTGGAAAAACTATTCATTGCTTTCTCATCAGAAGTCACTTTGACTATTTGCTAATATAATGTGCacctttccttctttcttccttccttccttctttctttctttccttctttctttctttctatgatattatttaaaatgccaaattaCTGAGAAGCTTTAAACGTTTACTTTTGTCAGAGCACACGTGTTATAAAGTTTTAATTAAATGCAACCTGAATGAGAGTGGGAAttggttgtgtgtgagtgtgaaagtgtgtgtgtgtgtgtgtgtttacagaatTCAACGGGCTTTATAAAGTGAATTTCTATGCGAGAATTTAGTTTGCTGGTGGATGAATtttgtcaaaaacttgttttagaagggtcttttttttttttccaggtgttGTCGACTTACCTGCTGCTTGACCTGCTTACAGAGTAACATTTGTGAAATACgccagacagaaaacaaaacaaaacaaaaaaaaaatgctggaCCAGCTGaattttctttggtttttaaaaCCACGAGCACAACAATGTATTTTACGTGCAAAATTAAAAtatccacacacaaaaaaaaaaacaaaatcagtttgACGACCTTAAGACGCAGACGGACGGTGACTTGGATCATTCTAAAAGCCAGCAGCTTTGGGGTTGATTGCACTAGAAATTT
It includes:
- the znf503 gene encoding zinc finger protein 503 → MITSPSASALKNSDIRVAWESSSSRNSSSASISKPFLHSAPPSDPLRQANRLPIKVVKMLTARSGHILHPEYLQPLPSTPVSPIELDAKKSPLALLAQTCSQIGKPDPPPSSKLSSVTSNGSSEKESKSGPLKMSDIGVDDKSSFKPYSKPSDKKDSSSGVSGGEKSGFRVPSATCQPFTPRTGSPHSSTSASPMPSEGKCGDRDDKKESDCNKNGTTDGSGTTSHSRISVSCGGINVEVNQHQETTPGTKTSSSESPSVTSVSSASVLGSGLVAPVSPYKPGQTVFPLPPAGMTYPGSLAGAYAGYPQHFLPHGGSLVNAQLASSLGCSKAGSSPLAGASPPSIMSASLCRDPYCLSYHCASHLAGAASASCTHESAAAAAANALKSSYPLMYPTHPIHGVHSSPPSFSGHPLYPYGFMLPNDPLPHVCNWVSANGPCDKRFSSSEELLNHLRTHTAFTGAEKLISGYPGSSSLASAAAAAMACHMHMPPSGAPGSPGTLALRSPHHALGLSTRYHPYSKSPLPTPGAPVPVPAATGPYYSPYALYGQRLTTASALGYQ